Proteins encoded in a region of the Azospirillum sp. TSH58 genome:
- the pglZ gene encoding BREX-6 system phosphatase PglZ: MSQSVRRISAALEHDVLSFTRRHGVTLWLDRDAHYTAFVDGLAERYRAGEVAVPVVAFRGSFLDLIFAFERHVGGSANEALLVHLPGQTEETILDTPLLELWELGTRYRKALDTLVRDAAAGRVPPSDLEEFLAAPGLSLAGADAWLTARTTAAREGLAAFLDQISADVVAAELLVADTMLRAKVRSAEDVDDVAAFLERHTGMDAAWRSFIGGGTSGDGAPAPDRLDPLAEALAAWLLCVEYVHDLRRTPHLPQLQPLKALSKPLVERCCALVDRLRREQPERYAALADEVEPRLADEVTRIRAEDLGHIDTFRVEEMRVLEAAIADLIAGRWAEAAGKVAAREGANAFWLTRDQARRWAWQLVGQAASFGRRIADAPRPLAKVAGHEEALELYAEAAAPVDREHRRFEQARSLYLEPRLPHFAELKEVVEDLRRRYRRWADDIARDFSALCRAHGFLPPADLQQRTLYEQVVHPLTTIDGDRVAVIVVDALRYEMAADLAEELRGPGITVDLRARLAELPTLTAVGMNVLAPVAGGGRLTPVFAGGEVAGFRSGEYTVRGPADRARAMGERSVGRAALLLPLAEVWDAPPDRLKRQVANARLIVVASREIDDAGEANLGPASFETTLRQIRAACVHLQAAGVRSVVVTADHGFLLLDSTVETHPFGSRTEPNRRHVYAAEPRADGGLVPVALSSLGYEVADGYVLFREDTALFRTGATGVLFAHGGNSPQERIIPVLTLKRRREAAASRTAYEIEAVVLPAVLGHARVRLRLQPAVGQEQGLAFVSPSRIGLMLRAVGRDDVRVLVKEAQGAALDGGRVVLAPGTSAAEVFFALEGPRDERVQMEVFHPDGSQTVEVRILEGWFDVAGTGRPGLSEPPAAPTGDDWALAIADEGARQVFLHIARHGAITEEEAVRLLGSPRAARRFAAAFDDMKRQLPFLVRVETTERGKRYVKEREI; this comes from the coding sequence ATGAGCCAGTCCGTCCGTCGCATCTCCGCCGCTCTCGAACACGACGTGCTCAGCTTCACCCGCCGGCATGGGGTGACGCTGTGGCTGGACAGGGACGCGCATTACACCGCGTTCGTGGACGGCCTCGCCGAGCGGTACCGGGCCGGCGAGGTGGCGGTGCCGGTGGTCGCGTTCCGTGGCAGCTTCCTGGATCTGATCTTCGCCTTTGAACGCCATGTGGGGGGCAGCGCCAACGAGGCGCTGCTCGTCCACCTGCCGGGCCAGACGGAAGAGACCATCCTCGACACGCCCCTGCTCGAACTGTGGGAGCTGGGCACGCGCTACCGCAAGGCGCTCGACACGCTGGTGCGTGATGCCGCCGCCGGGCGGGTGCCGCCGTCCGACCTGGAGGAGTTCCTGGCGGCGCCAGGGCTGTCGCTGGCCGGGGCCGACGCCTGGCTGACGGCGCGCACCACGGCGGCGCGCGAGGGACTGGCCGCCTTTCTCGACCAGATCTCGGCGGACGTGGTCGCGGCGGAACTGCTGGTGGCCGACACCATGCTGCGTGCCAAGGTCCGCTCGGCCGAGGATGTGGACGACGTCGCCGCCTTTCTGGAGCGCCACACCGGCATGGACGCGGCGTGGCGCTCCTTCATCGGCGGCGGCACCAGTGGAGACGGCGCACCCGCGCCCGACCGGCTCGATCCGCTGGCCGAGGCGCTGGCGGCGTGGCTGCTGTGCGTGGAGTATGTCCATGATCTGCGCCGCACGCCGCACCTGCCGCAGCTCCAGCCGTTGAAGGCGCTGTCCAAGCCGCTGGTGGAACGCTGCTGCGCCCTGGTCGACAGGCTGCGCCGCGAACAGCCGGAACGCTATGCGGCGCTGGCCGACGAGGTGGAACCGCGGCTGGCCGACGAGGTGACCCGCATCCGGGCGGAGGATTTGGGCCACATCGACACCTTCCGGGTCGAGGAAATGCGTGTGCTGGAGGCCGCCATCGCCGATCTGATCGCCGGGCGGTGGGCCGAGGCGGCGGGCAAGGTGGCGGCGCGCGAGGGCGCCAACGCCTTCTGGCTCACCCGCGATCAGGCGCGCCGCTGGGCGTGGCAACTCGTCGGGCAGGCGGCATCCTTCGGCCGGCGCATCGCCGACGCGCCGCGTCCGCTCGCCAAGGTCGCCGGGCATGAGGAGGCGCTGGAGCTCTATGCCGAAGCCGCCGCTCCCGTCGACCGGGAACACCGCCGCTTCGAACAGGCGCGCTCGCTCTACCTGGAACCCCGCCTGCCCCACTTCGCCGAGTTGAAGGAGGTGGTGGAGGATCTGCGCCGCCGCTATCGCCGCTGGGCCGACGACATCGCGCGCGACTTCAGCGCCCTGTGCCGCGCCCACGGCTTCCTGCCGCCGGCCGATTTGCAGCAGCGCACGCTCTACGAACAGGTCGTCCACCCGCTGACGACCATCGACGGCGACCGGGTGGCGGTGATCGTGGTGGACGCCCTGCGCTACGAGATGGCCGCCGACCTTGCCGAGGAGCTGAGGGGACCGGGGATCACGGTGGACCTGCGCGCCCGCCTCGCCGAGCTGCCGACGCTGACGGCGGTGGGCATGAATGTCCTGGCTCCGGTCGCGGGCGGCGGGCGGCTGACGCCGGTGTTCGCTGGCGGCGAGGTGGCCGGGTTCCGGTCCGGCGAATACACCGTCCGCGGCCCCGCCGACCGCGCCCGCGCCATGGGCGAGCGCAGCGTCGGCCGAGCCGCCCTGCTGCTGCCGCTGGCGGAGGTGTGGGACGCGCCGCCCGATCGGCTGAAGCGCCAGGTGGCGAACGCCCGCCTGATCGTCGTCGCCAGCCGCGAGATCGACGATGCCGGCGAGGCCAACCTGGGCCCGGCAAGCTTCGAAACGACTCTGAGGCAGATCCGCGCCGCCTGCGTGCATCTGCAGGCGGCCGGCGTGCGTTCGGTCGTGGTGACCGCCGACCACGGCTTCCTGCTGCTCGACTCCACGGTCGAGACGCACCCCTTCGGCAGCAGGACCGAACCGAACCGGCGGCATGTCTACGCCGCCGAGCCGCGGGCCGACGGCGGGCTGGTGCCGGTGGCGCTGTCGTCGCTGGGCTATGAGGTGGCGGACGGCTACGTCCTGTTCCGCGAGGACACGGCGCTGTTCCGCACGGGGGCCACCGGTGTGCTGTTCGCCCATGGAGGCAACAGCCCCCAGGAACGGATCATCCCCGTGCTGACCCTCAAGCGTCGGCGCGAGGCCGCCGCGTCGCGCACCGCCTACGAGATCGAGGCCGTCGTGCTGCCCGCGGTGCTCGGTCATGCGCGGGTGCGGCTGCGCCTTCAGCCGGCGGTCGGGCAGGAGCAGGGGCTGGCCTTCGTGTCGCCGTCCCGCATCGGCCTGATGCTGCGCGCGGTCGGGCGCGACGATGTCCGGGTGCTGGTCAAGGAAGCGCAGGGCGCCGCGCTGGACGGCGGGCGCGTCGTGCTGGCGCCGGGCACTTCCGCCGCCGAGGTGTTCTTCGCGCTGGAAGGGCCGCGCGACGAGCGCGTGCAGATGGAGGTCTTCCATCCCGACGGCAGCCAGACGGTCGAAGTCCGGATCCTTGAGGGTTGGTTCGACGTGGCCGGGACCGGACGTCCCGGATTGTCGGAGCCACCGGCGGCTCCCACGGGCGACGACTGGGCCTTGGCCATTGCCGACGAGGGGGCGCGGCAGGTATTCCTGCACATCGCCCGCCACGGCGCCATCACCGAGGAGGAAGCCGTGCGCCTTCTGGGCAGCCCGCGCGCCGCGCGCCGGTTTGCCGCCGCATTCGACGACATGAAGCGGCAGCTTCCCTTCCTGGTGCGGGTCGAGACGACGGAACGGGGCAAGCGCTATGTCAAGGAACGGGAGATCTAG
- a CDS encoding McrB family protein: protein MKRHYQETAVLPDWTDPTGLLGFVNPLANPPAYQETETLRFLMAADSQRDQPFFLCLDEMNLARVEHYFAPFLSAMEGRSTRLSIHAAGDVVENVPTTVPWPRNLVIVGTVNMDETTHPFSDKVLDRAFTFEFWDVDLPGWRKRALAKGAAPELVGRVGDALEALYAALYPARRHFGYRACDEVLAFCQAFAGPDPAVALDAAVLAKVLPKIRGDGGGALPKALEEARAVCSAHALKTSADRLARMAEQLRAQGVVRFWS from the coding sequence GTGAAGCGGCACTATCAGGAGACCGCCGTGCTGCCGGACTGGACCGACCCGACGGGGCTGCTGGGTTTCGTCAACCCGCTCGCCAACCCGCCGGCCTACCAGGAAACCGAGACGCTGCGCTTCCTGATGGCCGCCGACAGCCAGCGCGACCAGCCCTTCTTCCTGTGCCTGGACGAGATGAACCTCGCCCGCGTCGAGCATTATTTCGCCCCCTTCCTGTCGGCGATGGAGGGGCGGTCCACCCGCCTGTCCATCCACGCCGCCGGCGACGTAGTGGAGAATGTGCCGACCACCGTTCCCTGGCCGCGCAACCTGGTGATCGTCGGCACAGTGAACATGGACGAGACGACGCACCCCTTCTCCGACAAGGTGCTCGACCGCGCCTTTACCTTCGAGTTCTGGGACGTCGATTTGCCCGGCTGGCGCAAACGGGCGCTCGCCAAGGGTGCCGCCCCGGAACTGGTCGGCCGCGTCGGCGATGCGCTGGAGGCGCTTTACGCCGCACTCTACCCGGCGCGCCGGCACTTCGGCTACCGCGCCTGCGACGAGGTGCTGGCCTTCTGCCAAGCCTTCGCCGGCCCCGACCCGGCGGTGGCGCTGGACGCGGCCGTACTGGCGAAGGTGCTGCCGAAAATCCGCGGCGACGGCGGCGGCGCCCTACCGAAGGCGCTGGAGGAGGCTCGCGCCGTTTGCTCCGCCCACGCACTGAAGACCTCCGCCGACCGGCTTGCCCGCATGGCCGAGCAGCTGCGGGCGCAGGGCGTCGTCCGCTTTTGGAGCTGA
- the brxD gene encoding BREX system ATP-binding protein BrxD yields the protein MTLTRRDAEHVFQRLRDGLVPERGLDAFAVGIERPRAEIGRLLGMAGDGEGVFKFLRGGYGCGKTFMARLAVLDAQAKGFATSFVVVSDNDLHFHKFDDVYRKVLQELSTSSCPRGALPDIIDRWIAKVEDAVIEGGADETAPDFDARVEERLGEELASLTGGKAPEDLVRVLRAVFQQKQQGNLAEAGALLSWLAGSGNVGAAVKKLAGIKGDIKSRDAMDYLHGILEVVKAAGYKGLVIVIDEVETILRMRQDVRGKSLNGIRQIIDAASAFPGLFWVFTGTPEFFDTRRGVAGLQPLHDRIAFLTHGGVASLRQAQLELRPFDKARLRDVALRLRELYPAQDRADVERKATPQVVERLVDEVSDGFRGDVGVVPRQFLRRLVTMLDLIDEGLDAEVAGVDQSSLNENEQLLIENRYPFDPEPGDEQGYAPAALEF from the coding sequence ATGACGCTGACGCGCCGCGATGCCGAACATGTGTTCCAGCGCCTGCGCGACGGGCTGGTGCCGGAGCGCGGGCTGGACGCCTTCGCCGTCGGCATCGAGCGGCCTCGCGCCGAGATCGGCCGCCTGCTGGGTATGGCTGGCGACGGCGAGGGGGTGTTCAAGTTTCTGCGTGGCGGCTACGGCTGCGGCAAGACCTTCATGGCGCGTCTCGCCGTCCTCGACGCCCAGGCGAAGGGCTTCGCCACCAGCTTCGTCGTGGTGTCGGACAACGACCTGCACTTCCACAAGTTCGACGACGTCTACCGTAAGGTGCTTCAGGAGCTGTCGACCAGCTCCTGCCCGCGCGGCGCCCTTCCCGACATCATCGACCGCTGGATCGCCAAGGTCGAGGATGCGGTGATCGAAGGCGGTGCCGACGAGACTGCGCCCGACTTCGACGCTCGTGTCGAGGAGCGGCTGGGCGAGGAACTGGCGTCGCTGACCGGGGGCAAGGCGCCGGAGGATCTGGTCCGCGTGCTGCGCGCCGTCTTCCAGCAGAAGCAGCAGGGCAACCTGGCCGAGGCGGGGGCGCTGCTGTCCTGGCTGGCGGGCAGCGGCAATGTCGGGGCGGCGGTCAAGAAGCTGGCGGGCATCAAGGGCGACATCAAGAGCCGTGACGCCATGGACTACCTGCACGGCATCCTGGAGGTGGTGAAGGCCGCCGGCTACAAGGGCCTCGTCATCGTCATCGACGAGGTGGAGACGATCCTGCGCATGCGGCAGGACGTGCGCGGCAAGTCGCTGAACGGCATCCGCCAGATCATCGACGCGGCCTCCGCCTTCCCCGGCCTGTTCTGGGTGTTCACCGGAACACCGGAGTTCTTCGACACCCGGCGCGGTGTCGCCGGGTTGCAGCCGCTGCACGACCGCATCGCCTTCCTCACCCATGGCGGCGTTGCCAGCCTGCGGCAGGCCCAGCTGGAACTGCGGCCCTTCGACAAGGCACGCCTGCGCGACGTTGCATTGCGCCTGCGCGAGCTTTATCCGGCACAGGACCGCGCCGATGTCGAGCGCAAGGCCACGCCGCAGGTCGTCGAGCGTCTCGTTGACGAGGTGAGCGACGGCTTCCGGGGCGACGTGGGCGTGGTGCCGCGGCAATTCCTGCGGCGGCTGGTCACCATGCTTGATCTGATCGACGAGGGGCTCGATGCCGAAGTGGCCGGGGTCGATCAGTCCTCCCTGAACGAGAACGAGCAGCTCCTCATCGAGAACCGCTATCCCTTCGATCCCGAGCCGGGCGACGAGCAGGGCTACGCGCCGGCAGCGCTGGAGTTCTGA
- a CDS encoding IS5-like element ISAzba7 family transposase (programmed frameshift), translating into MAAPLVCDALWAIIEPLIPPEPPKPKGGRPRLDDRAALTGILFVLRTGIPWELLPVEMGCGSGMTCWRRLHEWHRAGVWERLHRVLLDRLGYANAINWDRAAVDSASVPGKKGGEETGPNPTDRGKPGSKRHILVEANGIPLALKISPANRHDSKLLETLVDAVPAIRQCAGRPRRRPAKLHADKGYDFAHCRRALRQRAIIPRIARRGVESSERLGRHRWVVERTLAWFARFRRIAVRYERRADIFTAFHHIAASLICWRFVQRWFC; encoded by the exons ATGGCAGCCCCTCTTGTTTGCGACGCCTTGTGGGCGATCATCGAACCGCTGATCCCGCCGGAGCCGCCCAAGCCGAAAGGCGGACGGCCCCGGTTGGACGATCGTGCGGCGCTGACCGGCATCCTGTTCGTGCTGCGCACGGGCATCCCTTGGGAGCTTCTGCCGGTGGAGATGGGCTGCGGCTCGGGGATGACCTGCTGGCGGCGTCTGCACGAGTGGCATCGGGCTGGGGTGTGGGAACGGCTGCATCGCGTGCTGCTCGACCGGCTCGGCTATGCCAACGCCATCAACTGGGATCGTGCGGCGGTGGACAGCGCCAGCGTTCCAG GCAAAAAGGGGGGCGAGGAGACCGGCCCGAACCCGACGGATCGCGGCAAGCCGGGCTCCAAGCGTCACATCCTCGTCGAAGCCAATGGCATCCCCCTCGCCCTGAAGATCTCGCCGGCCAACCGGCACGACAGCAAGCTGCTGGAGACGCTGGTCGATGCCGTGCCGGCGATCCGCCAGTGTGCGGGCCGGCCACGGCGTCGCCCGGCCAAGCTTCACGCCGACAAGGGCTACGACTTCGCCCACTGCCGGAGGGCGCTGCGCCAACGAGCGATCATTCCGCGGATCGCCCGGCGTGGCGTCGAGAGCAGCGAGCGTCTGGGCCGACACCGATGGGTGGTCGAGCGTACGCTCGCCTGGTTCGCCCGCTTCCGCCGCATCGCCGTCCGCTACGAACGGCGCGCCGACATCTTCACCGCCTTTCACCACATCGCCGCCAGCCTCATCTGCTGGCGCTTCGTCCAAAGATGGTTCTGTTAG
- a CDS encoding nuclease domain-containing protein, translating into MDITLSLYRKSNGWQDATPPDEDAIVACTEGDRLQLRVRAAEAPTVHMGGDDLAPARLGMVEGQVEAAYEFVIDSWAGRTSLHVAVGERRRRLILDVQPHPGKLGIEAFAAMLNELSERSAALPWGMSPGQQGGRIAGPTAAAIFPAVLDALMPEMLRHLRRFLRDPPIAVRRRDLAPLSMARRPDTQTVRWLANHARTLLALRPGDRGTGEQLAVLPSVEQPITVTNHDHPVTRHLHFQLLRVRQMVDATARRFETLAGSGNWRIDPFVRGYAARVAEQCRQHRAALADALSAPAFRQSPPEPAREGALQALADLPAAAAVQRLAHRLLGAGLQLDVESALEASVKRTYDLYESVVFYRLADAVQAALGPGWTARWSEPAGDVHEEKPHAAVEWQRDGQPAESVRLLYQQTFRAHSGKPNMWRSLSGELRPDYVIVFETDGDCHGWVILDAKYRASRAAVHDALRDLHVYRDALRHRDRRAHAAFIIVPALDQDASAYATADYVAEHAFGAVLSGTDGDGLASCLRVHCSCVMGSQESAVEPSM; encoded by the coding sequence GTGGACATCACGCTTTCCCTGTACCGGAAGAGCAATGGTTGGCAGGACGCGACCCCGCCGGACGAGGACGCCATCGTTGCCTGCACCGAGGGAGACCGGCTGCAGCTGCGGGTGAGGGCGGCGGAGGCGCCAACGGTCCATATGGGGGGCGACGACCTCGCACCGGCCCGGTTAGGCATGGTGGAAGGGCAAGTGGAAGCCGCCTACGAGTTCGTCATCGACAGCTGGGCGGGACGCACGAGCCTGCACGTTGCCGTGGGCGAGCGTCGGCGCCGGCTGATCCTCGATGTGCAGCCACACCCTGGGAAGCTTGGCATCGAAGCCTTCGCAGCCATGCTGAATGAGCTGTCGGAGCGCTCCGCCGCCCTGCCCTGGGGCATGTCGCCGGGGCAGCAGGGTGGGCGCATCGCCGGTCCGACGGCGGCAGCGATCTTCCCGGCGGTGCTGGACGCGCTCATGCCGGAAATGCTGCGCCACCTCCGCCGCTTCCTGCGCGACCCGCCGATCGCGGTGCGGCGGCGCGACCTGGCGCCGCTGTCCATGGCGCGGCGCCCCGACACCCAGACGGTACGCTGGCTCGCCAACCATGCGCGGACCCTGCTGGCTCTGCGCCCAGGTGACCGGGGCACCGGGGAGCAGCTGGCCGTGCTGCCCAGCGTGGAGCAGCCGATCACCGTGACCAACCACGACCACCCGGTCACCCGCCATCTCCACTTCCAGCTCTTGCGGGTGCGCCAGATGGTGGATGCCACGGCGCGCCGGTTCGAGACATTGGCCGGCAGCGGCAACTGGCGCATCGATCCGTTTGTTCGTGGGTATGCCGCGCGGGTTGCTGAGCAATGCCGTCAGCATCGCGCCGCGCTGGCCGACGCATTGTCCGCCCCTGCCTTCCGACAGTCGCCGCCCGAACCGGCACGGGAGGGCGCCTTGCAGGCGCTGGCGGACCTGCCCGCCGCGGCCGCGGTCCAGCGTCTGGCGCACCGGCTGCTCGGCGCCGGCCTGCAGCTCGATGTTGAGTCTGCGCTGGAGGCCAGCGTAAAGCGGACCTACGACCTGTACGAGTCGGTGGTCTTCTACAGGTTGGCCGACGCGGTGCAGGCGGCGCTCGGCCCGGGTTGGACGGCGCGCTGGTCCGAACCGGCTGGCGATGTGCACGAGGAGAAACCTCATGCCGCTGTTGAATGGCAGCGGGATGGGCAGCCGGCCGAGTCCGTGCGGCTGCTGTACCAGCAGACGTTCCGGGCGCATTCCGGCAAGCCCAACATGTGGCGCAGCCTGAGCGGGGAACTCCGTCCCGACTACGTCATCGTGTTCGAGACGGACGGCGACTGCCACGGGTGGGTAATTCTCGACGCCAAATACCGCGCCAGCCGCGCCGCCGTGCATGACGCGCTGCGTGATCTGCACGTCTACCGAGATGCCCTGCGCCATCGCGACCGCAGAGCCCATGCCGCGTTCATCATCGTCCCTGCGCTGGACCAGGACGCCTCCGCCTATGCCACAGCCGATTACGTTGCGGAGCACGCCTTCGGCGCCGTATTGAGCGGTACTGATGGAGATGGCTTGGCGTCCTGCCTGCGCGTTCACTGCAGCTGTGTGATGGGTTCGCAGGAAAGCGCCGTCGAACCATCCATGTGA
- a CDS encoding DNA-binding protein: protein MSSQKSDPTLYAVIRTAVITLVSRKISPTYDDVRAQIGGGSYRDIGREIRALKAQEPDLFVVDEPTTSPADVEPPESGSEVRNRTAEAHFRQAVEQALKAFFIATEAARSEERRSSAQRQPLALEGVQRSLAASQERQNGLTMRLATAEKEYEKLLADFDTAVEEQERLRIELADSEAKILALEEAVEDGRRREAEAQTERQEMRRQLEQFTAERHESLLEQIRADVAARAHFDQALQDTREEMARLQEQVEVLKTSVAPSAQSSPRPAARKMLPADQPGLGLAEAAVSGGA from the coding sequence ATGTCTTCCCAGAAGAGCGATCCCACGCTCTACGCGGTAATCCGAACTGCCGTGATTACGTTGGTTAGCCGCAAGATCTCCCCGACATACGACGACGTCCGTGCTCAGATCGGCGGCGGCTCTTACCGGGACATCGGCCGCGAAATCCGGGCGTTGAAGGCACAGGAACCTGATCTTTTCGTCGTCGATGAACCCACGACGAGTCCCGCAGATGTAGAACCGCCCGAGAGTGGGTCCGAAGTACGAAACCGGACGGCTGAAGCCCATTTCCGTCAAGCCGTTGAACAAGCGTTGAAGGCCTTCTTCATTGCGACCGAAGCGGCCCGGTCCGAAGAGAGGCGGTCCAGCGCCCAGCGGCAGCCCCTGGCATTGGAGGGCGTTCAGCGTTCACTCGCTGCCAGTCAGGAACGGCAGAACGGCCTCACCATGCGACTCGCGACCGCAGAGAAGGAGTACGAGAAACTTCTTGCGGATTTTGACACTGCCGTCGAGGAGCAGGAGCGGCTCCGGATCGAGCTTGCGGACAGCGAAGCCAAAATCCTGGCGTTGGAGGAGGCCGTCGAGGACGGTAGGCGTCGGGAAGCTGAGGCACAGACCGAGCGACAGGAGATGCGCCGTCAATTGGAACAGTTCACAGCCGAGCGTCACGAGTCTCTGTTGGAGCAGATCCGTGCAGACGTGGCCGCCAGAGCTCACTTCGATCAGGCGCTTCAGGATACCCGGGAGGAGATGGCCCGCCTCCAGGAGCAGGTGGAAGTCTTGAAAACGTCAGTTGCGCCTTCCGCGCAGTCGAGTCCTCGACCGGCGGCGCGGAAGATGCTGCCCGCCGATCAGCCTGGCCTGGGTCTTGCGGAGGCCGCTGTGTCGGGCGGCGCCTGA
- a CDS encoding DEAD/DEAH box helicase, whose amino-acid sequence MAPSAFSRFPVRLQEAIVSRLGWSSLRPVQEMAAHAILDGENAVVLAPTAGGKTEASVFPVVARLMEQPPRAVGALYIAPIKALLNNQEERLGTYTEMVGMRRFVWHGDARTAAKAAFLKEPAELLMTTPESLEVMLLSQRIPAEELFADLRAVIIDEVHAFAGTDRGAHLMSVLERITAMTGGDVQRIGLSATVGNPEEILAWLAGASHRPGRVVDPPRQPRRREILVSLKPTVHELARAAAARAAGRKSLFFCQSRALSETVAERLRGQGTEVFVHHSSVAFAERQAAEERFHHGSNACIVCTSTLELGIDVGDLDLVFQANAPSTVSSFLQRMGRTGRRDGQAANTTFLCETPEAVLQAAAIVELAREGWVEPVERQDRCWPVLVHQLFALTLQFGAISAERCWQFLCRIPDFTGIARKEFDALIGVMVADGHLFQAGGLLSFGERAEREFGRRNFSELYAVFSSPVLYRVRTASGRDLGSLEQGFVDRLAEGMTSFLLAGRAWVVEAIRHADKTIIVREAPKGRKPTWGGFIPQYLGHALCRRMRMILTNGEVLPYADTAASTAIEGYRAELGDSLRRVEIPIIGDEAGSTLWTFAGGRVNATLRLALQTCWGLRVSADNLAIRFAHSEASAEAVLSAFRAMADDEWWRHSDNLERMLAGLPNYRLSKFQDVLPPRCAAEIVERYVLDIDTTIAVLRAANQGQ is encoded by the coding sequence GTGGCGCCCTCGGCCTTCTCCCGCTTTCCGGTTCGGCTTCAGGAGGCCATCGTTTCCCGGCTCGGCTGGTCCAGTCTCCGGCCTGTCCAGGAGATGGCGGCGCACGCGATCCTCGACGGCGAGAATGCCGTCGTGCTGGCGCCGACCGCCGGCGGCAAGACCGAGGCGTCCGTCTTCCCGGTGGTCGCCCGGCTGATGGAACAGCCGCCGCGCGCCGTCGGGGCTCTCTACATCGCGCCCATCAAGGCATTGCTGAACAACCAGGAGGAGCGCCTCGGTACCTATACCGAGATGGTCGGCATGCGCCGCTTCGTCTGGCACGGCGATGCGCGGACTGCAGCGAAGGCGGCATTCCTGAAGGAGCCGGCCGAACTGCTCATGACCACGCCGGAGTCGCTGGAAGTCATGCTGCTTTCGCAGCGTATCCCAGCAGAGGAGCTGTTCGCCGATCTGCGCGCGGTCATCATCGACGAAGTGCACGCCTTCGCAGGCACGGATCGCGGCGCCCACCTGATGAGCGTGCTGGAGCGCATCACCGCGATGACCGGCGGTGACGTGCAGCGCATCGGGCTCAGCGCCACGGTTGGCAACCCTGAGGAGATCCTGGCTTGGCTGGCGGGCGCCTCCCACCGTCCAGGCCGGGTCGTCGACCCGCCCCGTCAGCCGCGCCGCCGCGAAATCCTCGTGAGTCTGAAGCCGACGGTGCATGAACTGGCGCGTGCCGCGGCAGCCCGCGCCGCCGGCCGCAAGAGCCTGTTCTTCTGCCAAAGCCGCGCACTGTCCGAAACGGTGGCGGAGCGGCTGCGCGGCCAGGGGACGGAGGTGTTCGTCCACCACAGCTCGGTTGCCTTTGCCGAGCGCCAAGCGGCGGAGGAACGCTTTCATCACGGCAGCAACGCGTGCATCGTCTGCACCTCGACTTTGGAGCTTGGCATCGACGTCGGCGATCTCGACCTCGTGTTCCAGGCCAACGCGCCGAGCACCGTGTCCTCCTTCCTGCAGCGGATGGGACGAACCGGGCGTCGGGATGGGCAGGCGGCGAACACCACTTTCTTGTGCGAAACGCCGGAAGCTGTTCTGCAGGCGGCGGCGATCGTCGAACTGGCCCGCGAGGGCTGGGTGGAGCCCGTCGAACGCCAGGATCGCTGCTGGCCGGTCCTGGTGCATCAGCTCTTCGCCCTGACCTTACAGTTCGGTGCCATCAGCGCGGAGCGGTGCTGGCAGTTCCTCTGCCGGATACCGGACTTCACGGGCATCGCCCGCAAGGAGTTCGACGCCCTTATCGGCGTGATGGTGGCCGACGGACATCTCTTTCAGGCGGGAGGGCTTCTCTCGTTCGGGGAGCGGGCAGAGCGCGAGTTCGGCCGCCGCAATTTCTCCGAACTCTATGCCGTGTTCTCCAGCCCCGTGCTCTACCGTGTCCGCACCGCTTCCGGTCGCGACCTCGGTTCGCTGGAGCAGGGCTTCGTCGATCGTTTGGCCGAGGGAATGACGTCCTTTCTGCTAGCTGGACGCGCATGGGTCGTGGAAGCGATACGCCACGCGGACAAGACGATCATCGTCCGAGAGGCGCCAAAGGGGCGCAAGCCGACGTGGGGCGGCTTCATCCCGCAGTATCTCGGTCATGCCCTGTGTCGGCGAATGCGGATGATCCTCACCAACGGAGAGGTTCTGCCCTACGCCGACACCGCTGCCTCGACCGCCATAGAAGGCTACCGCGCTGAGCTCGGTGACTCTCTGCGGCGCGTCGAAATTCCGATAATCGGCGATGAAGCGGGCAGCACCCTCTGGACCTTTGCTGGAGGGCGGGTCAATGCCACGCTCCGACTCGCCCTGCAGACATGTTGGGGGCTGCGCGTCAGCGCCGACAATCTGGCCATCCGCTTTGCGCATTCAGAAGCGAGCGCCGAGGCCGTCCTCTCAGCATTCAGAGCGATGGCCGATGATGAATGGTGGCGACATTCCGACAATCTGGAACGCATGCTTGCGGGCCTACCCAACTACCGCCTGAGCAAGTTTCAGGATGTTCTGCCGCCGCGCTGCGCCGCGGAGATCGTAGAGCGCTATGTGCTTGACATCGACACCACGATTGCCGTGCTCCGCGCTGCCAATCAAGGGCAGTAG